A genomic window from Anolis carolinensis isolate JA03-04 unplaced genomic scaffold, rAnoCar3.1.pri scaffold_13, whole genome shotgun sequence includes:
- the lyrm1 gene encoding LYR motif-containing protein 1 isoform X2, which translates to MTPVSRQKVLGLYRKIFRIAKKWQSASGQMEETMKEKQYIINEAKTLFQKNKNLTDPELIKQCIEECQARVEIGLHYRIPYPRPIHLPPMGLAQQQGRAFRHQEKLRKLSKPVYLKSHDEVS; encoded by the exons ATGACGCCAGTCTCTCGCCAAAAAGTTCTTGGCCTTTACCGTAAGATATTCCGCATCGCCAAAAAATGGCAGTCGGCATCTGGGCAGATGGAAGAGACCATGAAAGAAAAACAGTATATTATAAATGAAGCCAAAACATTATTCCAAAAGAATAAAAAT CTAACAGATCCTGAATTGATCAAACAATGTATAGAAGAGTGTCAAGCAAGAGTAGAGATTGGGCTACACTACCGCATCCCATATCCAAGGCCT ATTCACCTGCCTCCCATGGGCCTTGCTCAGCAACAAGGCCGAGCCTTTCGACACCAAGAGAAGCTGAGGAAACTCTCCAAACCGGTCTATTTGAAATCCCATGATGAAGTCTCATAA
- the lyrm1 gene encoding LYR motif-containing protein 1 isoform X1 has product MVGRKKGFYFTLTNNAKGICQPHLLQDELPKLMTPVSRQKVLGLYRKIFRIAKKWQSASGQMEETMKEKQYIINEAKTLFQKNKNLTDPELIKQCIEECQARVEIGLHYRIPYPRPIHLPPMGLAQQQGRAFRHQEKLRKLSKPVYLKSHDEVS; this is encoded by the exons ATGGTGGGGCGGAAGAAGGGATTTTACTTTACCTTGACAAACAACGCAAAAGGAATCTGCcagccccacctcctccaagacgAACTACCTAAACTG ATGACGCCAGTCTCTCGCCAAAAAGTTCTTGGCCTTTACCGTAAGATATTCCGCATCGCCAAAAAATGGCAGTCGGCATCTGGGCAGATGGAAGAGACCATGAAAGAAAAACAGTATATTATAAATGAAGCCAAAACATTATTCCAAAAGAATAAAAAT CTAACAGATCCTGAATTGATCAAACAATGTATAGAAGAGTGTCAAGCAAGAGTAGAGATTGGGCTACACTACCGCATCCCATATCCAAGGCCT ATTCACCTGCCTCCCATGGGCCTTGCTCAGCAACAAGGCCGAGCCTTTCGACACCAAGAGAAGCTGAGGAAACTCTCCAAACCGGTCTATTTGAAATCCCATGATGAAGTCTCATAA